One region of Halohasta litchfieldiae genomic DNA includes:
- a CDS encoding chemotaxis protein CheC — protein sequence MSLKVDIRKLELFNKICRQGSIQVADSLSQMSGMDAEIEMAKINFLHIDDVKKHIGNRNAVGISIELTESPYGNVLFLLDPSDSKQLAQSMIPGDMGGDDSSGFSSMEKSAIQEIGNIMTSSYIDGWANVLNTTVNMTTPTFTYGSTAEIIDKMGGWPDEEMVFVLDSEITTHDTNLDLTVYTFPQLDSLVELVQGIDVDTKI from the coding sequence ATGAGTCTGAAGGTCGACATTCGCAAACTGGAGCTTTTCAATAAAATCTGTCGACAGGGATCGATCCAAGTCGCCGACAGCCTGAGTCAGATGTCGGGGATGGACGCCGAAATCGAGATGGCGAAGATCAACTTCCTCCATATCGACGACGTAAAAAAACACATCGGCAACCGGAACGCTGTCGGGATCAGTATCGAACTGACCGAGTCGCCATACGGCAACGTGCTGTTTCTTCTCGATCCGAGCGACAGCAAGCAGCTCGCGCAGTCGATGATTCCGGGCGATATGGGCGGTGACGACTCCAGTGGGTTCAGCAGTATGGAGAAGTCGGCGATCCAAGAGATCGGTAACATCATGACCTCCAGCTACATCGACGGCTGGGCGAACGTCCTCAACACGACTGTCAACATGACGACGCCGACCTTTACCTATGGGTCGACCGCGGAGATCATCGACAAGATGGGCGGCTGGCCCGACGAGGAGATGGTGTTCGTTCTGGATTCGGAGATCACGACCCACGATACCAACCTCGATCTGACAGTCTACACCTTCCCACAGCTTGACTCGCTGGTCGAACTCGTCCAAGGCATCGACGTCGACACGAAGATATAG
- a CDS encoding tripartite tricarboxylate transporter permease, whose protein sequence is MDLGVLSFCLFAGGGITLGTASGLIPGLHANNFALLLAATAASIPGDPLLIGVAMLTAGVVHTFLDIVPMLTLGVPDAAMAISALPGHRLVLEGRGREALRLSAVGSGLAVVIALPLAVPITWAMTHSYPVIRANLWIVLSAVVCLLVVTESTPEAMVGGLLSFALAAALGWVTLNVTPNAPLAAGSMLTPLLTGLFGAPILLDAMGGGGVPPQADAKLTMGRRDLGLTAGAGSIAGAIVGYLPGISAAIASVLALPAVPNRDPDRGFIVATSGANTANTVFALFALVALGTPRTGVMVAVDETNVPLDIPVLLAAVVVGAACGTLLVVAVGDQYLQTVGQMDYTSVSLVVLAFLGVLAFAFTGWFGVLVFGVSTVIGLVPPRFDARRVHLMGVLIGPLLI, encoded by the coding sequence ATGGATCTCGGTGTCCTCTCGTTTTGTCTGTTTGCAGGGGGTGGCATCACCCTTGGCACCGCAAGCGGGCTGATTCCCGGCCTCCACGCCAACAACTTCGCACTACTGCTCGCGGCGACCGCCGCCTCGATTCCGGGAGACCCACTCTTGATTGGCGTCGCAATGCTCACTGCTGGGGTGGTCCACACCTTCCTCGATATCGTCCCAATGCTGACACTCGGGGTCCCGGACGCGGCTATGGCAATCTCCGCACTCCCTGGTCACCGACTCGTTCTTGAAGGACGGGGGCGCGAGGCACTCCGGCTGTCGGCGGTTGGCAGTGGGCTTGCAGTCGTGATTGCGCTACCGCTGGCGGTCCCGATCACGTGGGCGATGACCCACAGCTATCCCGTTATACGAGCCAATCTCTGGATCGTACTCAGCGCAGTCGTCTGCCTGCTCGTCGTTACCGAGTCGACGCCCGAAGCCATGGTTGGCGGCCTACTGTCGTTCGCCCTCGCCGCTGCACTGGGTTGGGTGACACTCAATGTCACGCCCAACGCGCCACTGGCCGCGGGGAGTATGCTCACACCCCTGTTGACCGGGTTGTTCGGTGCACCGATCCTGCTGGATGCGATGGGCGGTGGCGGTGTTCCACCGCAGGCCGACGCGAAACTCACGATGGGTCGACGTGATCTCGGGCTGACTGCGGGAGCCGGATCAATCGCTGGCGCAATCGTTGGCTACCTCCCCGGCATCTCGGCGGCGATTGCCTCGGTTTTGGCGTTGCCTGCGGTTCCCAACCGGGACCCTGACCGTGGCTTCATTGTGGCGACCAGCGGTGCAAATACGGCCAACACGGTCTTTGCGCTGTTTGCCTTGGTTGCGCTTGGCACGCCGCGAACGGGGGTGATGGTTGCGGTCGACGAAACCAACGTCCCGCTCGACATCCCAGTGCTCCTCGCGGCAGTCGTCGTGGGAGCGGCCTGCGGGACGCTGCTGGTGGTTGCGGTTGGTGATCAGTATCTACAGACAGTAGGACAGATGGACTATACGAGTGTTTCGCTGGTCGTACTGGCGTTTCTCGGGGTGCTCGCGTTCGCGTTTACTGGCTGGTTTGGGGTGCTCGTCTTTGGGGTGTCGACGGTTATTGGCCTCGTCCCGCCGCGGTTCGACGCACGCCGAGTCCATCTGATGGGCGTCCTTATCGGCCCACTACTAATTTAA
- a CDS encoding TRAM domain-containing protein, with protein sequence MEISDKLLCLFSAEITEEDDRYVVEVPKREIDTGSVEAGDTYRVALISRNASESTEIDEPTTTSRPSGEPQPPVEAGELRYVEIEDIGKQGDGIARVERGYVIIVPGADVGERVKIEVSEVKSNFAVGEIIEEDL encoded by the coding sequence ATGGAAATCTCAGATAAACTCCTCTGTCTGTTCAGCGCCGAAATTACGGAAGAAGACGACCGCTACGTTGTCGAAGTCCCGAAACGGGAGATCGACACCGGCTCTGTCGAGGCGGGTGACACCTATCGCGTCGCGCTTATCTCTCGGAACGCTTCGGAGTCGACCGAAATCGACGAGCCGACGACCACGAGTCGACCCTCTGGCGAGCCACAGCCACCCGTCGAAGCGGGCGAACTGCGCTACGTCGAAATCGAGGACATCGGCAAGCAAGGCGACGGTATCGCTCGTGTCGAGCGCGGCTACGTGATCATCGTTCCCGGTGCGGATGTCGGCGAGCGCGTCAAGATCGAAGTCTCCGAGGTCAAATCCAACTTCGCGGTTGGCGAAATCATCGAAGAAGATCTGTAG
- a CDS encoding DUF7109 family protein: protein MSTTHDEVAGVVDLFGALTRSELTRALDELAFKQGEAVNEAALESAIETATDAYALVEYEPATTGEDSTTETLLTVGPTAFPTLPSNAEDLPHILDYERRSVDRQRLATQVRERLTAEAEAAVDADDTDRAGELMDVSYDIEVWATVEAGEVRSTLEPLLPQD, encoded by the coding sequence ATGTCGACCACACACGACGAGGTGGCGGGCGTCGTCGACCTCTTTGGCGCGCTTACTCGCTCAGAACTGACACGGGCTTTGGACGAACTTGCTTTTAAACAGGGCGAGGCGGTCAACGAAGCGGCTCTGGAGTCGGCAATCGAGACAGCAACCGACGCCTACGCGCTCGTGGAGTATGAGCCGGCGACCACTGGTGAGGATTCGACCACCGAGACGCTACTGACAGTCGGCCCAACGGCGTTTCCCACACTCCCGTCGAACGCGGAAGATCTACCGCACATACTCGACTACGAGCGGCGGTCGGTCGACCGACAGCGGCTTGCTACCCAAGTTAGGGAGCGACTAACTGCCGAAGCTGAGGCCGCAGTCGACGCTGATGACACTGATCGAGCCGGCGAGCTGATGGATGTGAGCTACGATATCGAGGTGTGGGCGACCGTCGAGGCAGGAGAAGTTCGGTCGACGCTGGAACCGCTTCTCCCGCAAGATTAA
- a CDS encoding Hsp20/alpha crystallin family protein: MTRLKTYGREAINTVLERVGRGIGQVQERKPLAYDLLETDEEYLVVFDAPGATKDDIQVRFMDNELEVRIDRFREFYEGFEMRFPGRGLTLSGTARFPEDASVTAENANPTATLTRSGTLQVRVPKSEAAKTVTVTDENDVESPDSPERPETGDEDHDDDSTQIDIADGNDDDSNSA; the protein is encoded by the coding sequence ATGACGAGGCTCAAAACCTACGGTCGAGAGGCGATCAACACGGTCCTCGAACGCGTTGGGCGAGGCATCGGACAGGTACAGGAGCGGAAACCGCTGGCCTACGATCTGTTGGAGACCGACGAGGAGTATCTCGTCGTCTTCGACGCTCCCGGCGCGACCAAAGACGACATTCAGGTCCGGTTTATGGACAACGAACTCGAAGTCCGGATCGACCGCTTCCGGGAGTTCTACGAAGGATTCGAGATGCGGTTCCCCGGTCGCGGGCTAACGTTGTCGGGCACCGCGAGGTTCCCCGAGGACGCCAGTGTGACCGCCGAGAATGCCAATCCAACTGCAACCCTCACCCGGTCGGGAACCCTGCAGGTCCGCGTGCCGAAATCCGAGGCGGCCAAAACGGTCACCGTCACCGACGAAAACGACGTCGAGTCGCCCGACTCGCCCGAGCGGCCGGAAACCGGTGACGAGGATCACGACGACGACTCGACGCAGATCGATATTGCAGACGGCAACGACGACGACTCGAACTCGGCGTAA
- a CDS encoding YkgJ family cysteine cluster protein yields MNSLETELDRARDLDETALADAIETIGFECTRCGACCKGYDPGDGTDSDSDSETEAVDREPHTATVFPDEVRELQDAGDYDWRDVARPMPYGLSEGADGLTGETFEWALQTDSCGDCTFYTESDDGTGSCGVHEDRPLICQTYPFSVALGGTSQPMGEAVDSVALEGQREAGETGDEEGMVRAHECEGLGRDMSRAEAEELAGALKKRAIRELEEAIGVRDNYEPTESDGIVVHDSEGAKTVDGRPVDQ; encoded by the coding sequence ATGAACTCACTCGAAACCGAACTCGACCGTGCCCGCGACCTCGACGAGACGGCTCTCGCCGATGCCATCGAAACCATCGGCTTCGAGTGTACTCGCTGTGGGGCCTGCTGTAAGGGGTACGATCCCGGCGACGGCACCGACTCGGATAGCGACAGCGAGACGGAGGCAGTCGACCGTGAACCCCACACAGCGACCGTGTTTCCCGACGAAGTCCGGGAGCTACAGGACGCAGGCGACTACGACTGGCGGGATGTCGCCCGGCCGATGCCGTACGGACTCAGCGAGGGTGCGGATGGCCTCACCGGCGAAACCTTCGAATGGGCGCTCCAGACGGACTCTTGTGGCGACTGTACCTTTTATACCGAAAGCGACGACGGCACCGGAAGCTGTGGCGTCCACGAGGACCGGCCCCTGATCTGTCAGACCTATCCGTTCAGTGTCGCCCTCGGCGGGACGAGCCAGCCGATGGGTGAGGCCGTCGACAGCGTTGCGCTGGAAGGACAACGGGAAGCCGGTGAAACCGGCGACGAGGAGGGAATGGTTCGGGCCCACGAGTGCGAAGGGCTCGGCCGCGATATGTCCAGAGCCGAGGCCGAGGAGCTGGCGGGCGCGCTCAAAAAGCGAGCAATTCGAGAGTTGGAGGAGGCAATCGGTGTCAGGGACAACTACGAACCGACAGAGTCGGATGGGATCGTGGTGCACGACTCGGAGGGTGCAAAAACGGTAGATGGTCGACCAGTTGATCAGTAG
- a CDS encoding 50S ribosomal protein L10 has translation MSQSESVRKTETIPQWKQDEVDELVDFITSYQSVGIVGVEGIPSRQLQAMRRDLHGSAAVRMSRNTLVVRALEEANEGVEQLTDFVAGQVALIGTNDNPFGLFKQLEASKTPAPISAGEVAPNDIVIPEGDTGVDPGPFVGELQQAGADARIQEGSIQVLSDSTVLDEGEEVDQQLAGVLGEMGIEPKEVGLDLKRVYSEGVLFSPDELAIDVDDYRADIQAAASAARNLSVNATYPTTQTAPSLIAKATGNAKSVALSGAVESPDVLGELVGKADGQVQALVAQIDDPEALPEELRDIEAEAAEEAEADEAAEADETDEADADADTDDAQPAADDTEEAEADSDDEDDDALGTLF, from the coding sequence ATGAGCCAGAGCGAATCCGTCCGCAAGACCGAGACGATCCCACAGTGGAAACAGGACGAAGTCGACGAACTCGTCGACTTCATCACGAGCTACCAATCGGTCGGCATCGTCGGCGTCGAAGGCATTCCGAGCCGACAGCTCCAGGCCATGCGCCGGGATCTCCACGGCAGTGCCGCCGTCCGGATGAGCCGTAACACGCTCGTCGTTCGCGCACTCGAAGAGGCAAACGAGGGCGTCGAGCAGCTTACCGACTTCGTCGCCGGACAGGTCGCCCTGATCGGCACGAACGACAACCCCTTTGGACTCTTTAAACAGCTCGAAGCCTCGAAAACGCCCGCGCCGATCAGTGCGGGCGAGGTCGCGCCCAACGACATCGTCATCCCCGAGGGTGACACCGGCGTCGACCCCGGTCCATTCGTTGGCGAACTCCAGCAGGCTGGAGCCGACGCCCGGATTCAAGAGGGCTCGATTCAGGTGCTCTCCGACAGCACCGTCCTCGACGAAGGCGAGGAAGTCGACCAGCAGCTCGCTGGCGTGCTCGGCGAGATGGGCATCGAGCCGAAAGAAGTCGGCCTCGATCTCAAGCGGGTCTATTCCGAAGGCGTGCTGTTCTCGCCGGACGAACTCGCAATCGATGTCGACGACTACCGCGCAGACATTCAGGCCGCCGCATCCGCGGCCCGGAACCTCTCGGTCAACGCGACCTACCCGACGACCCAGACCGCGCCATCGCTCATCGCGAAGGCGACCGGCAACGCCAAATCGGTGGCCCTCTCCGGTGCCGTCGAGAGCCCGGACGTGCTGGGCGAACTCGTCGGCAAGGCCGATGGCCAAGTCCAGGCGCTTGTCGCTCAGATCGACGACCCGGAAGCGCTTCCTGAAGAACTCCGCGACATCGAAGCCGAAGCGGCCGAGGAAGCCGAGGCTGACGAAGCAGCCGAGGCCGACGAAACCGACGAGGCAGACGCAGACGCGGACACAGACGACGCACAGCCAGCAGCAGACGACACCGAAGAGGCCGAGGCAGACTCCGACGACGAGGACGACGATGCCCTCGGAACGCTCTTCTAA
- a CDS encoding 50S ribosomal protein L1, with protein MADDTIVQAVSRALDESPPRNFRETVDLAVNLRDLDLNDPAKRVDESIVLPSGTGQETQIIVFAEGETALQAEDVADEVLSGDDLEDLGDDSDAAKDLADETDFFVAEADLMQDIGRYLGTVLGPRGKMPTPLQPDDDDVVETVNRMKNTVQVRSRDRRTFHTRVGADDMPEEDIASNIDVIIRRLEANLEKGPLNLDSIYVKTTMGPAVEVNA; from the coding sequence ATGGCAGACGATACGATAGTACAAGCAGTTTCTCGCGCGCTCGACGAGTCGCCACCTCGGAATTTCCGAGAGACCGTCGACCTCGCGGTAAACCTGCGTGATCTAGACTTAAACGACCCAGCGAAACGTGTCGACGAGAGCATCGTGCTCCCGTCCGGAACCGGCCAGGAAACACAGATTATTGTGTTTGCCGAAGGTGAAACCGCCCTGCAGGCAGAAGACGTTGCCGACGAGGTACTTTCGGGAGACGATCTCGAAGACCTCGGCGACGACTCTGACGCCGCAAAGGACCTCGCCGACGAGACCGACTTCTTCGTCGCCGAGGCTGACCTGATGCAGGACATCGGCCGTTACCTCGGGACCGTTCTCGGTCCGCGCGGTAAGATGCCGACACCACTACAGCCCGACGACGACGACGTCGTCGAGACTGTCAACCGGATGAAAAACACCGTGCAGGTTCGTTCCCGGGACCGCCGGACGTTCCACACTCGCGTTGGTGCCGATGACATGCCCGAAGAGGACATTGCATCCAACATCGACGTGATCATCCGGCGACTCGAAGCGAACCTCGAAAAGGGTCCCCTCAATCTTGACTCGATCTACGTCAAGACGACGATGGGCCCCGCCGTCGAGGTGAACGCCTAA
- a CDS encoding DUF7559 family protein, with protein MPATVEVICENADCELDMFEVHYTYDVPDDHEVDDLVCPYCTDHTQLEEIEL; from the coding sequence ATGCCAGCTACTGTGGAAGTCATCTGTGAGAACGCGGACTGCGAACTCGATATGTTCGAAGTCCACTATACGTACGACGTTCCGGATGACCACGAGGTAGATGATTTAGTCTGTCCCTACTGCACTGACCACACACAGCTCGAGGAGATCGAACTATGA
- a CDS encoding radical SAM protein encodes MTHPSDLSVTIVDGYVDEPAHFGVPPYISTYPRFTAGALVDAGVPQSNITYHTIDELREDKQKWQAVSQADLFIYVGGMTVPGSYVGGTPAEPDEVKEMAWVSEGTSVLGGPVRFGVGDENAGATETERKDLDYDFVAKGDIEAAVYDLVDSGMEGFTNRMRDNDELSRWAPGGAFIVEQHPNHPDYLICEMETSRGCAYRCSFCTEPLYGNPAFRTADAVVDEVDELSNYGVKHFRLGRQADILAFGGDGEAPNPDALRRLYGGIREVAPDLETLHLDNMNPITITEWPEASRECIRIIAEHNTPGDTAAFGLESADPLVQEENNLNVTAEECFEAVKIVNEEAGWRPGEEPADAPTHGSDATNRLPKLLPGINLLHGLKAERRETYDHNREFLQRVYDEGLMLRRINIRQVMAFDGTDMSETGAEIAQDHKELFQSYKKEIREEIDQPMLERVTPKGTVLPDVHLEYHQDGRTFGRQLGTYPLLVGIPGEHPLETTIDAVVVDHGYRSVTAVPYPLDVNSASMTELEALPGIGRQRAGDIIVDRPYETAADAGDTIDLTKYITAKPPQQAD; translated from the coding sequence ATGACTCATCCGTCGGATCTCTCGGTCACCATCGTCGACGGCTACGTCGACGAGCCGGCGCATTTCGGCGTCCCGCCGTACATTTCGACGTATCCGCGGTTCACTGCTGGCGCACTCGTCGACGCCGGCGTCCCCCAATCCAATATCACCTACCACACGATTGACGAACTCCGCGAGGACAAACAGAAGTGGCAGGCCGTCTCTCAAGCCGATCTCTTCATCTACGTTGGCGGCATGACTGTCCCCGGAAGCTACGTCGGCGGTACCCCCGCGGAACCTGACGAGGTCAAGGAGATGGCCTGGGTTTCCGAAGGAACCTCCGTCCTTGGCGGCCCGGTCCGGTTCGGCGTCGGCGACGAAAACGCCGGGGCGACCGAAACCGAACGCAAGGATCTCGACTACGATTTCGTTGCCAAAGGCGATATCGAGGCCGCCGTCTACGATCTGGTCGACTCCGGGATGGAAGGGTTCACCAACCGAATGCGGGACAACGATGAACTCAGTCGCTGGGCCCCCGGCGGCGCGTTCATCGTCGAACAACACCCCAACCATCCTGACTATCTGATCTGCGAGATGGAGACCTCCCGGGGCTGTGCCTATCGCTGTTCGTTCTGTACTGAACCGCTGTATGGGAATCCGGCGTTCCGCACCGCCGATGCAGTTGTCGACGAAGTCGACGAACTCTCGAACTACGGGGTCAAGCATTTCCGGCTCGGTCGACAAGCAGATATCCTCGCCTTCGGCGGCGATGGCGAGGCCCCCAACCCCGACGCACTGCGTCGACTGTACGGCGGCATTCGGGAGGTCGCACCCGACCTCGAAACGCTCCACTTGGACAATATGAATCCGATCACGATCACCGAGTGGCCCGAAGCCAGCCGGGAGTGTATCCGGATCATCGCCGAACACAATACGCCCGGCGACACCGCCGCCTTCGGGCTCGAATCGGCCGATCCACTCGTTCAGGAAGAGAACAACCTCAATGTCACTGCCGAGGAGTGTTTTGAAGCCGTAAAAATCGTTAACGAGGAGGCTGGCTGGCGACCCGGCGAGGAGCCAGCCGATGCACCCACCCACGGCTCAGACGCGACCAACCGTCTCCCCAAACTGCTACCGGGGATCAACCTCCTCCACGGTTTAAAAGCTGAACGCAGGGAAACATACGATCACAACCGCGAATTCCTCCAGCGCGTCTACGATGAGGGGCTGATGCTCCGGCGAATCAACATCCGGCAGGTGATGGCGTTCGATGGCACGGATATGTCCGAAACCGGTGCCGAAATCGCCCAAGACCACAAGGAGCTGTTCCAGTCCTACAAAAAGGAGATCCGCGAGGAGATCGACCAGCCGATGTTGGAGCGGGTGACGCCAAAGGGAACCGTGCTGCCGGACGTTCATCTCGAATACCACCAAGACGGTCGGACCTTCGGTCGACAGCTTGGAACCTATCCCCTACTCGTCGGGATTCCGGGCGAACACCCCCTTGAGACGACCATCGACGCCGTGGTTGTCGACCACGGCTACCGTTCGGTCACGGCCGTGCCCTACCCACTGGATGTCAACAGTGCAAGCATGACCGAACTCGAAGCCCTCCCCGGCATCGGTCGACAGCGAGCCGGCGACATCATCGTTGACCGGCCCTACGAGACGGCGGCCGACGCAGGCGACACAATCGATCTGACGAAGTACATTACCGCCAAACCGCCACAGCAGGCCGACTAA
- a CDS encoding 50S ribosomal protein L11, which produces MAGTIEVLVPGGQANPGPPLGPELGPTPVDVQAVVQQINDETDAFDGMEVPVTIEYDDDGSFTIEVGVPPTSELIKDEAGFSSGSGEPHENFVADMTVEQVKKVAEQKSTDLLSYDVKNAAKEVSGTCMTLGVTIDGEDARTFKKRVDAGDYDDVLVDASA; this is translated from the coding sequence ATGGCTGGAACTATCGAAGTACTCGTCCCTGGCGGGCAGGCCAACCCTGGCCCACCGCTCGGTCCGGAACTCGGCCCGACGCCGGTCGACGTCCAAGCAGTCGTACAGCAGATCAACGACGAGACCGATGCCTTCGACGGCATGGAGGTCCCCGTTACCATCGAATACGATGACGACGGTTCGTTCACCATCGAAGTCGGTGTCCCACCGACATCGGAACTGATCAAAGACGAGGCCGGATTCTCCTCGGGCAGCGGTGAACCCCACGAGAACTTCGTCGCCGACATGACCGTCGAACAGGTCAAAAAGGTCGCCGAGCAGAAGTCGACCGACCTGCTCTCGTACGACGTGAAAAACGCCGCCAAAGAGGTCAGCGGCACCTGTATGACCCTTGGCGTCACCATCGACGGCGAGGACGCCCGAACGTTCAAAAAGCGTGTCGACGCCGGCGACTACGACGACGTGCTCGTCGACGCCTCGGCCTAA
- a CDS encoding MBL fold metallo-hydrolase: protein MTQQLTAAVTRISVPTETVATTNQTNVYLVDGEESLLLDPAGRHEEINAAIADCQPGHIVATHCHTDHVAGLTAYAFETNATVWSPVGHENRFAQSTGIYPARTFRDGHRVGPVRVIETPGHATDHTAFEVDLADGRTAIFTGDLVVAEGSIVVGGLDADMADYLDSLRRVKKREPDVLYPGHGPVIDEPEKAIDRLIAHREDREKAILDAMGDNAEEVDEIVDRAYEKDILAVYDLARKTVIAHIRKLDDDGVVRWDPETEQATLLSN from the coding sequence ATGACACAGCAACTCACCGCAGCGGTCACCCGAATTTCGGTCCCCACAGAGACAGTCGCCACAACCAACCAAACGAACGTGTATCTCGTCGACGGCGAGGAGTCGCTCCTCCTCGACCCCGCTGGGCGTCACGAGGAGATCAACGCCGCCATCGCCGACTGCCAGCCCGGTCACATTGTAGCCACCCACTGCCACACCGATCACGTCGCTGGACTGACCGCCTACGCCTTTGAGACGAACGCGACCGTCTGGTCACCGGTAGGCCACGAAAACCGATTCGCCCAGTCGACCGGGATCTACCCCGCCCGCACGTTCCGGGATGGCCACCGCGTCGGTCCCGTGAGGGTCATCGAAACGCCCGGCCACGCCACCGACCACACAGCCTTCGAGGTCGACCTCGCGGACGGTCGAACCGCGATTTTCACCGGTGATCTGGTCGTCGCCGAAGGGAGCATCGTCGTTGGCGGGCTGGACGCGGATATGGCCGACTATCTGGACTCCCTCCGACGAGTCAAGAAACGCGAGCCCGACGTGTTGTACCCCGGCCACGGTCCGGTGATCGATGAGCCCGAGAAGGCCATCGACCGACTCATCGCCCACCGCGAGGACCGAGAGAAGGCGATTCTCGACGCGATGGGCGACAATGCCGAGGAGGTCGACGAAATCGTCGACAGAGCCTACGAGAAGGATATTTTGGCGGTGTACGACCTCGCGCGCAAGACGGTGATCGCCCATATTCGGAAACTCGACGACGATGGCGTAGTGCGGTGGGACCCCGAAACCGAACAGGCAACCCTGCTTAGTAACTGA
- a CDS encoding NUDIX hydrolase, with product MDLTGVRRYTPAVLADPDREAAVLAPIIQQDDHCEILFTKRSEHLGEHPGQMSFPGGGREPEDRDLEATALREANEEIDLNPTETEIIGAIDDIETVTRYIVRPFVGLVPDREYTPDEYEVAEIVRLSVDDLTDLDNYESEHRDHPEYGPIRIHFFHVDGYTVWGATGRMLAQLLELTTDWEIPPEVDREVEPDAELPI from the coding sequence ATGGACCTGACGGGCGTTCGTCGGTATACGCCAGCGGTGCTGGCCGACCCGGACCGTGAGGCGGCGGTGTTGGCACCCATTATCCAGCAGGACGACCATTGCGAGATCCTCTTTACCAAACGCTCCGAACACCTCGGGGAGCATCCGGGCCAGATGAGTTTCCCCGGCGGTGGCCGCGAACCGGAAGACCGTGATCTGGAAGCCACCGCACTCCGTGAGGCCAACGAGGAGATCGACCTCAACCCCACCGAGACCGAAATCATCGGTGCCATCGACGACATCGAGACCGTCACCCGGTATATCGTCCGCCCGTTCGTCGGTCTCGTCCCCGACCGCGAGTATACGCCCGACGAGTACGAGGTCGCCGAGATCGTCCGGCTTTCGGTCGACGATCTCACCGATCTTGACAACTACGAATCGGAACACCGTGACCACCCCGAGTATGGGCCGATCCGCATCCACTTTTTCCACGTCGACGGCTACACCGTCTGGGGGGCGACCGGCCGCATGCTAGCACAATTGTTGGAACTCACGACCGACTGGGAGATTCCACCCGAGGTCGACCGAGAGGTCGAACCGGACGCCGAACTCCCGATTTAA
- the rpl12p gene encoding 50S ribosomal protein P1 → MEYVYAALILNETGAELNEDNITAVLEGAGVDVEESRVKALVAALEDVDIEEAIETAAAVPAGGSAGGAAADAGAADDEADADEADDEADAADDEADAADDDEDEEADGEGLGNLFG, encoded by the coding sequence ATGGAATACGTTTACGCAGCACTCATCCTGAACGAGACCGGCGCAGAGCTCAACGAAGACAACATCACCGCAGTCCTCGAAGGCGCAGGCGTCGACGTCGAGGAATCCCGAGTCAAGGCGCTCGTCGCCGCACTCGAGGACGTCGACATCGAAGAAGCCATCGAGACGGCCGCAGCCGTGCCCGCAGGCGGCTCGGCCGGCGGCGCAGCAGCTGACGCAGGCGCAGCCGACGATGAGGCAGACGCTGACGAGGCCGACGACGAGGCTGACGCAGCCGACGACGAAGCCGACGCAGCCGACGACGACGAAGACGAGGAAGCCGACGGCGAGGGCCTCGGTAACCTCTTCGGCTAA